The DNA window CGCGATTTTATAGAATTCAACTGTTTTTAATTTTTCTAAAAACGTGAAATCCTTTGACGAAATCCAGGGATACATGTTAACGAAATTATTCTCGCTGGTGTAGTAAAGCCATGCAACTTCAGGGAATTTTTCATAGTGGCTGCCGAAAAACTTATTGTACTGAAGGGCCAGGTTCAGCTCATCCCTGACCTTGCCGCTCTCGGGAATTTCCCCCAAACCTGTAATGTTTCCAACAGCTTTTTCTTGAGGAGTTCCTTCTGCAGCATCCATGCTGAAGCTGTCGCTCTTCGGATCATATTTCAAAAGTCCATAAAACTCGGAATCTGAACTCGAGCCATGTTCGAAAAAGGTATTGCCGTGTATCATCATGCTTTTAATGAAATTGCTGCTCATTCTTATGTGCTCCCTGAGGAGGAATTCCTTGGACATCGCCGTGTTTTCAAATTCGTCTATAAGCGAATTATATTTGCTGTAATAAGATATGCTTACAACGACTACGCTAAGCAACAGTGCAATAATCTTATAGGCCTTTTTAATGTTAACACCTCCCCCACTTCCTTCTTCTTATTTTAAGCCGTCTACTTTTTAATGTCTACACTGCATTTGTGAATTTTGCATAATTTTCATATAATTTGCATTAGAAAATATGGACTAAAGTCATGCTGCCATGACAGTCTGACCTAAAAAGCAAAAAATATTTTCAACTCATCATAATATACAAGGCAATGTCTGCTGCAAATATGATAATCGGATTTTCAAGGCCTACATTTGGATATAAATATACTATGCGGATACCGATACTGAATTAAACTTCAAACATTACCATACAGGAGGTCGTTTTTATGAATAAAATAATCAAAAGAAGCTGGCAAAACTTTCTATTGGCCCTAGCGCTTGTGCTCGGATTTGCCATGCTGCCCGCCAAAGAGTCCTTTGCCGCCAGCGACATAAGACTTGTAATTGACGGCATGGAAATTTCAGGCTCGCCTTCTCCTTTCATAGAAAGCGGCAGGACACTTGTGCCGGTGAGACTTGTGTCTGAACAGCTTGGAGCGCAGGTAATGTGGAACGGACAAGATAGGACTGTCAGCATCACAAAAGGCAGCCGCTCGGTGCTTCTCAGAATCGACAGCCGCCTCGTGGCGTACGGCGGCGGCGGAACCGAATCCTACAACCTAACTGATGTGTCTCCAAAGATCGTAGGCGATAGGACATTCGTTCCCCTTCGCCTTGTAAGCAACGCCCTCGGCGTTGGCATAAAATGGGACAATGCCAGCAGGACTGTCTTTGTGGATTCCTCTGTGACGTCCGCTATTGAACCTTTCTTTGATATGAAAATATCGTCGCTATTTCCAAATGAGACGATTACAGGATCAGCCGTGCTGAAATCCGAATTTCAAAGCGAAATCCCCTCAGGCGCCACGATAAAATATCTCCTCATTGACCCCGCTACGGCAAGAGGCATAGTCATTGCTCAAGGTAATCAGATTGGCGGAGAATACAAATATCTGCCCAACCTAAGCGATAAAGGTAAGCGAGTCATGGTGACCGCCGTTTACGACGCTAACGGACACTTCTTATCAGGCGATGCCGTTCCGGTGCAGCTTGCCGTCGTTCCGTCCGTCTCCCTTACGGGAATCGAGGAGGGCCAGACCATAAGCGATAGCGTTTCGCTCGGCGCAAAGACCAATTTTTCGGCTGCATATGTCACCTACGAGATAACAAGCCGAAACGGAAGCAAAATATTTGCCACAGAAGAGTCGGACCCCTACGGCCAGTACAAGTGGACGCCTATGCTGGAGGACAACGGCGATGTTTCATTCAAGGTGACGGCTTACGACCACAGCGGAAATGCCTACTCCAGCCCTTCTGTTGCAACAAGCGCAAGCATCTATCCTGACTCTGCCGTAAAGGCCAGGGCACAAGTGGAGCGCAGGCTTGAGCTAAGAGGCGTAAAGCCGGGCGACGCTGTAGACAAGCCCGTCACGCTCTGGGCGGACAGGAACTTCGATGTCAGCCGGACAGACTACATCCTGCGGGATATGAATACCGGAGCGGAGCAAATCCTGAAATCTACAGGCTACGAAAGCTTCAAGTGGTTCCCGGGACCGGAGCTTAAGGGCGGCTGGGAGCTTATGGTGCGTGTGACAGATACAAGGGGGGCTTCATATGAAAGCATGCCTATAAATGTCAGTGTTCCGGGGACGCCAAAACTTCTATTGAGCGGCGTTGGACCTAATCAAGTCATAACAGGCCAGGTGAAACTGAAAGTCCAGAGCAATGTCGCGCTTGACAGCATAAGCTTTGCCCTGGTAAATCCAACTACAGGCACACGCATGGTCATAGCAGGCGGAATTGACGCCCTGGCCGAATACTCATATACGCCAGCCTCCGTAGATGGCGGCTCGTGGAATATGGAGGCCACAGGCACATACGATTCAGGCAAGGCAATCACGAGTGAAATGGTTCCGCTCACCGTGTATACAGGCAAAATCTATACGCCGGTGCCTATAATTGAAAAGGACAAATTCCTCGGCATGGCGTCCCAAATGGGACAAAACTCTCAGCAAATGACCGGAATGTCGGCGGCTCTTCAGACAGCCCAGGCTATACTCGAGACAGGCTGGGGACAGAGCGTTCCCGTCGACAAGTATACAGGTCAGCTCTCTTACAATCTCTTCGGGATAAAGGGCACAGGCCCTGCGGGCTCCGTTACATCCAATACGTGGGAGGAGTACAACGGCACGACCTACAGAATAGATGCGGAGTTCAGGGCTTACAAAAATGCAAGCGAGGGCTGGAATGACCATAAAAGCTTCTTGCTAGGCGGCGCAAGATATGAACAGTTCCGCACAGTTATGCACGACAGCATCCAAGGCGCATGGGCCTTGAAAAGAGCCGGCTACGCTACGGATTCAAAGTATCCTCTGAAGCTTATGGACATCATAAAGCGCTACAATCTGCAAAAGCTCGATGAGACCGGCATATAGCCATTCTTCCCGTTTCTTGGAAATAATAATTTTTGCAGAATACCTTCTAAATATATTGGGTAACTATACCCTAGAATCTAATAAGCAATAATATTCACATATGTGAATTCATAATCGCAACGTATTTATGTTTTAAATAATCGAGGGAGGTTGGTTGTATGGGCGTAAATATAACAAAAATGGAAGATATTCATGGTGACTACATCGAGATTGAATACAAGGGCCAGACCATGCGCTTTGGCTATGAAATAGCAGAGGACGGCGAGATAATGAGCGACCGGGTTGTAGCTGCAAATGAGCACGCCATAGACCTTGTGATCAAAAATACGGACAAGTTCGACTGGGACGGCATATTCGCTATGCACGGCCATGAAGCAATAAAGCTCATAGAGCAGACTCTAAAAGAGCTCGGCTTTTCAGAGGTATGCTTCTTCACTAAAAAGTAATATGCATACTGCAATATACAAACCCGACCAATAGCTTCTCTGTGGCTCTTTTGCCGGTGATATAAGGATTTTTGACAAAAAAGATATATAAAAAGCAAAAGGGTAAATCCAGTGTAGGCGGATTTTCCCTTTTGCTTTTTTTGTTTGCCAAGGCTTTATTCGCTGTAAATTATAGTTCCGCTTTTACCCACAAGTGCTTCCTTAGCCTTTTCCAATGAAGCTATTACAGCCTTTCTTCCTTTTTTTGATTCAGCGAATCTTATTGCCGCCTCGACCTTTGGAAGCATGCTCCCTGGCGCAAACTGATTTTCAGCTATATACTTGTACGCCATTGATGTTGACATCTGCTCCAAGTTTTCCTGGTTTGGCTTGCCAAAGTTTACGGCAACCCTGTCCACAGCCGTCAATATGAACAGGTAGTCTGCATCTATAATCTCTGCAACCTTCTCGCTCGCATAATCCTTGTCTATTACAGCCGGGACTCCCTTTAACACGTTCCCTTCTGATACCACCGGGATTCCGCCGCCACCCACCGTTATTACTATGTTTCCGGAATCAAGAAGCGTCCTTATTGTATCTTTTTCTATTACGTCCACAGGCATCGGCGAAGGCACAACCCGCCTCCAGCCTCTTCCCGAATCTTCCTCCATCTTGTACCCTTTTTTTATTTCCATCTCCCTGGCGTCAATTTCAGTATAGAATGCACCTATTGGTTTTGTAGGGTTCTTGAATGCAGGATCGTCCCTATCTACAAGCACCTGAGTTACAACCGTGGCCACAGGTTTTTTTATTCTTCTTTCAACAAGCTCCTCCCTTATTGCATTCTGAAGGTGGAATCCGATGTAGCCCTGACTCATGGCGCCGCATTCAGGGAACGGCATATGGCAACTATCCGATTCCGCCGCGATGCTGCTTTCAAAAGCAAGATTGATCATGCCGACCTGCGGACCGTTTCCATGAGCCAATACAAGCTCATGGCCCTGCTCGATAAGATCTGCTATCGGCTTTGCTGCCTGCCTTAAAAGCATCAGCTGTTCCTGTGCGCTGTTTCCAAGCGCATTTCCTCCAAGGGCTATAACTATCCTGCTCACTACGACACCCCCTTATCTATTTCCTCTGAAATTCTTAAAAGTGCCTTTTCAAAACATTCCTGAGGCGGATGCACAAGCCCCGCTCCCACCTGGCCAATTCCCGCAACCTTGTGGGCCATACCAGTGTTGATTATAGGAAGTATTCCCGTTTGGACAACCTTTATCACATCTATGCCTATGGCCGTTCCCCTGAAATCAAGAGTAGGTATTGAGTAGGTTGAATTTTCATTTTCCGTTATTTCATACATCTGAAGGCTGTAGTTTATGGCGTCTTCCACGCTGCCTCCCACAAACTGGACTATCGCCGGAGCGCCTCCCATCGCGAAGCCTCCTATCCCCATAGTTTCAGTAATGGCGCTGTCTCCTATATCCGGACTCGCATCATCTTCCCTGAAGCCTGGGAACATAAGTCCCTTTACCATGTTGGCCGGAGCAGTTAACCATTCATTTTCTCCTAAACCACTGACTCTTATGCCGAAATCGACGCCGTTTCTGGCCATAGTTGTAACTATAGTAGATCTCTCTATACCGTGCCCTGCATCAAGCGAGGCCTTGCAGGAAGGCATTGAAAGGTTAAGGAAATAATGCTCGTTTTCCCTTATAAAGCGCAAAACGCGCTTTGTGACCTCCAGATCCACTCCAGCTTCAATGAACAAAGGCGCTATTTCCCTGAAGAAAAGGCTTGTAGCTGCCTTGTTCCTGTTGTGGCACTCGTCGCCCATATGCACAGACTGAGCTATTATTGACTTAAGATCAATTCCGCTAGTCATTTTAAGAGCATTTTGAAGCGCAGGCATAAATTCTTCTTCAATCCACTTTAGTCTTTTTATTACATCATCATTGAACGCTCCATATCTTAAAACCTTGCCAAGACCTTCGTTTACAGTGCAGTACGCATAGTTGCCGTGTGTCTTGTTGTAAATAACGTGTACCGGCATTGACGGTGAAACTATACCGGCCATAGGACCTACTGCGCCGTATTCATGACATGGCGCAAATCTGATCTGACCTGAACCTGCCAGCCTTCTTGCATCATCCTCTCCCGATGCCTTTCCTTCATAAATGAGGGCGCCTATGACTGCTCCTTGCATAGGCCCTGACATTCTTTCCCATTCTATCGGAGGTCCCGAATGCAATATTGTGTTTTCAGTCATACCTGAAATTGCATTTATGGCCTTGTCTATACCTACAAGCAGCGGATGCGATTGCTTTATTCTCTCGACAGCCTCCTTATTTGCCCTAGCAACAGCATCATTGCCTGATAATTTGTCCATCGCCTCTATAAGCTCAGGCTTACCGCCTGCAGGCGGCCTCCAATCCACCTGTATTACCTCAACTCCCTGGAGCTCCAGATCCTTTTTGAAATTCGATGTTCCAATATTTATAACCTTAAGTTCATTTGTAAAAAGACTGCTATATGTGTTCATCCTTTACCTCCTGATTAAGCGAGTATTTTCGCAGCTATTTCCGCGGCCTGCACATTGCTTCCAGCAATAATTACACCTTCGGCCTCAAGCATGCTCATTTGCTTTTCATAATCCTGAATGTCCTCTTTAGTTCCGCATATATATCCTACAAAAGCCAAGTGCCTTCCCTCACGGACCGCCGCTTCTTTTGCATTCTTAATTGCCGGAATAGTTATTCCCACTGGGTCCTCATGCGAACCGTATCCTAGCTCGAAGTCAAGGAGTATGACCCCTATGCTGCCGTCATTAGCCTGCTCTGCAATTTTCTCGAGCCTTAAAGCCGGATCAATCATCGGATGGGGCTTGCCGACAGTGAACTCATCATCGCCAAGGTCAAGAAGCACATTGCCCTCAAGGCATCTTATGTCGCTGAGCTTCTCTTCTTCTTTTTTAGCTACATTACTTTTTATATTGCCAAGCTTTCCTCTTAGCACATGCAGCGCCTCGGCACACATTGTTCCTCCGCAGAAAAGGCCTCTGAGGAACTTTTGCTCCGCTTTGAGCTTTGCTTTCTCGTCTGACGCAGCCTTCTCCAGCCTTGCAGAATCATTATATACATCAACGCCTATGCCTGAAAGTTCAACTGCCTTTGCAGCTGCGTCTTCAAGGCTGTTTGCAAACACAGCCCCTGCTTTTTCAGCCTCTGATGCTTCCCCTTCTATGAAACATACGACTACCGGCTTTTCTAGGCCTTTGACCACTTCCATTATTTCCAGCTCGACAGCCTTCGCCGGCGGCTTCGACACCAGAACAATGACACTCGTTGACTCGTCCTGTGAAAGAGCCTTTATTCCCTGCAGCATCATTATCCCGCCAATATCCTGATGAAGGTCCCTGCCGCCTGTCCCTATGGCCTGTGATACCCCGCCTCCGAGTCTGTCTATTTGAACCATTACCTCCTGAAGCCCGGTTCCTGATGCTCCAACAAGTCCTATCCCGCCTCTTCTTACTTTGTTTGCAAAACAAAGCCCTGTATTGTTTATCGCGGCAGTTCCGCAGTCCGGCCCCATAACAAAAAGACCCTTTTCCTTTGCGAACTCCTTTAGCGTACGTTCCTGCTCTATACTCATATTGTCGCTGAATATCATGACGTTCAGACCGTTTTCAAGTGCCATTTTGGCTTCTCTTGCAGCATATTCTCCAGGTACTGAAATCACTGCCATATTGGCATCAGACATCCTCTTAATCGCAGACGACAGTGTCTTTGGAGCTTGCTCCTCCCTTTTTTTCTTTTTGCCTCCCTTTGATGAGAGAAGCTCATTTGCAAGCTCAACCGCTCCATCATACTGCTCCTGTGAAACCGCCTTTATTGCTATTATTAGATCGTTGTCGCCGCTTTCCTCCACCTCGTCTGTAGACATGCCTATGTTAGATAGAAGCTCCTTGTTCATCTTCGTCGCCATTGAAACTACGGCTTCTTCCACTCCGTCCGCCCCAAGCAGCTTGCTCGAGAGTGACATGAGAGTTACCGAATCGTAGTACTCATTTTTTCTTACAATAGTTTTCGATATCATCTATAGACCTCCATTTCCCAAAATATTCAGGCCGTACTCAAGACCTGCAATAACTCCCGACGACAAGTCAGCCCCTGATGTTGAGCCTATGGAGAGCACTTTGTCTATGCAAAGGTTCAGCTCCTGCTTGTCCCTGCGCAGGATTGCGCCTATGAAGCTAGCTATGCTCTCTCGGTACTTGCCCTCCAGGCTTGCGTTTATCATTGTCCTGCTTATATCTGTAGTAGATATGACACTCCTTTTAAGCACACTCTTTATTCTTTCAAGAGCCGCCTTTGCTCTTTCATCTTTTATTACTCCCAGGGCCGATATGAATCCCGATATGAAATCATCCCCAGAAGGAGTAAGGCCATTTCCAAGACCGACCAGCGGAATTATATCCTTCTCAAGTTCACTGCCGCCGCTCTTTAGACTAGCTATTAAATTGCTAATTCTCCTGTCAAGCTCTCTTTCCATGAGAACTGCTTTATATAATTCTACTCCTGCAATACCCTTTATGTGGTAGTAACTGCACCCGCCTCTGATTTGAGAATCGATTAAACGTCTCCTGTACAGATCAATATTATCCCTGAATTGCTTTATGTCTATTTCATCAACTCTAATATTTATTTTCTGGGGCTGCCAGATTCTACACATATCAAATTTTATGGAAATGGCATTTCCTATATTAAGGCTATTGTTTTTAATAATAACTTCATCATTCAATTTTATTTCACATTCATGGAGATTATCATTGTCTTTAAAATCCACGCGCGCAGCATATGGACCGTTATCCAAGTTTTTATCAAGTATTGAGTACATCTGCCCATTGCTATCTGTAAAGTTCACCACTCTCTTGAACAGGCTGTGAACTCTTCCGGCAATCTCATTCTGACCCTTGCCGTATGCATCAACCATATTCGCAAAGCCATCATCAAAAGAAATGGCATAAAAAGATTTTTCCATATGAATTCCGCCTCCGGTAATTAAGATTCCATTACCAAAGCCGCATCTTCATCTGAATCATTAATCACAACATTTTCATGCGGCCTGTAATATGCCATTACCAATAGAACTACCGCTATCATCACATACCCCAGCGAAACATTGGATGCTGTTCCAAAACCAAGCTCCGAAGCGTGGATTATTCCAAAGAATGCAAGCGCTGCTGTTATAAGGCTGTATATTGCGGATAACTTGAACTTCCTGTCAATAGCATGTATTACTATCGTCGCGAGCATCATGCTGCTTAATATATCTCCTGCGCCAAGTATTTTCCATCCTGTATACGGCACACCGTTGCTTAAAAGCATGTCTGCACCAACTGCAGCCACACTTGTCCCAGCTGCTGCAAGTGAGTTGTTTATCTGAGTTACAATGTAGCTGCCTATAAAAGGCATGAAAGCTATAATAAGAGCCGGAATGTGTCTCTTTTCAGTCGATCCGAAGGCCTGGGCTCCTATTACCATTGATATGTATACAAGTATAGGCAGTAGGGCCACCAGCGGTATTACTGTAAGCGCCAGAGGAAGAAGCCCCAGGAATGCAACAACAATCATAACTATTCCAGTCGAAAGTCCGTATCCTATTCTGGCTCCTGTCGCTTTCCATCCAGGATGTCCGATGTATATTATAGTTGGGTATGGACTTCCGAGCGCTGCGCCAACCAGACTCAAAACCCCAGGAATCAGCATAGCTTTAGTTGTATGATAATGGTCTCCCGCAACCTCTGCACTCTCGAGGTTGTCCAGACTCTCGAGGAAATCATAAATGGCAAGAGGTATTGCTGCGGCAAGGAAAGGCGAAAGATATGCAAAGCCCTGTACCATGTTTCCTATCGCTATTCCAGGAAATGCTATCGAAAATCCGCTTGCAGCTTCCTTGACTGCTGCTATATCCATGTAACCTGTTGCCCATGCGAGCAACGAACCTGTTATTATAGCCACAAGCCCCGCAGGCATATTTCCAGGCATTTTCTTGTTTGCAAGCCATCCAACTATTACTATTGCCAGCGTAGTAAGCCCTATATATGGTGCACTGAATATAGCCCCCATAGGGTTCATTGCTATATAGGTAAGGGCCAGGCCTGCTAAAGATCCGAGCATTGCAGCTCTAGGTATATACTTCCTAATGTATGGACCTACAAAAGCTCCTATAGTCATTATTATCCCTTGGACTACGTTCCATGCCAGTCCTACAGACCAAGCAAGCTCCCAATCTTTCGTCTGAAGATATACAGGCAGCATTACGGCAAATGCCACTACAAAATAATGCGGTACACTTAAACCATAAGGCATGGCTGTTACATCTTTTTTACCTGTCCTCAAAGAAAGCCTTCTTGCCTGCCATGCCAACAATATGTTTCCTATTCCTATGCTCAGTGCCGCAGCCGGCACTATTCTTCCGTAAACTATCTCCCCTGGCATGTTTATAGCGAAAACCAGCAGTCCTATTGCCGCAAGAAAATTTGTAAGCGAATTGCTGAACAATCCGAAGAAACCGTTTAAATCTCCCTTTACCCACCAGGGAGTCCCTTTGATAGCCACTACTTTATTTGACATTCACAAACCCTCCTTTAATCAGCATCTTTGTTTACTTGACAAGCTCCTCAAGCAGGTTCTTTGACATAGCTGTCCATCCGAATATTCCACCCTGTTGGTTTATCATCCTTATTGAAGCTTCCTGATCTCTAGGATCGAATGCAGCGGTGCAGTCCTCAAGCATGAGGCAATCAAAGCCACGATCGTTCGCTTCCCTTATGGTAGTCTGTACGCAAACATGAGTGGTTACGCCAGTTACTATAAGATGAGTTATTCCTCTATTTTGAAGTATTACCTCCAGGTCTGTCTGATAAAAAGCTCCTTTTCCAGGCTTGTCTATTATTGGCTCACCTTCCATGGGCTTTAGCTCATCTACAATATCATGGCCGTATTCTCCCCTTATCAGAATCCTCCCCATTGGTCCCATGTCTCCTATACCTGCGCCCTGTCTTTTGCCTCTGTTGAGCTTGCTTGGAGGGCAGTCTGAAAGGTCTGGTCTGTGCCCTTCTCTAGTGTGAATTACAAACATGCCCTTTTCTCTTGCAGCATCGAGCACCTTCCTTAATGGCTCGATTATGCTTCTTGTAGGGGTTATGTCGTTTCCGAGCTTCTCCCCGAATCCGCCTGGAGCACAGAAATCTCTTTGCATGTCTATTATTACTAGTGCTGTTCTTTCCAAATCGAACTCATATCCATATGGCTTTGCATCAACTAAATATTTTGTCATTTTAACTCCTCCATTGTAGTAAAATTCAGGTTTCATATTCCGCTTTTATTGTTCCTGCTTTCCCTGATTCGCAGCTGATTAATGATTATGAACAGTACTCCAATCATTAAATATCCTGCAACCATTTCATTTGCCTTTCCAATTCCTACTCCATCGGCGTGTATCATTCCGACAAATGCAAGTGCCGCTGCAATCATCGATGTCACGGCTGCTTTGACAAGCTGACCGTCTATGATGTATACACATAGCGTAGCCCAAATCATGCTTACTAATATAGCTCCTGCGCCGAGAGTCGCCATCCCATTGTACTCCACTCCAGCGACTGCCAATGCATTAAAGCCTATCTGGTCAGCTGTCTTTCCGGCTAGTCCAAGTACAGTATCGATATTGCCCTGTGACCAGCTCGATATCCAAGGGATTATTCCTAAAAGCACAGCTGGTGCATATTTACCGTCAACTGCCGTAAATGCCTGGGCACCTATCACAAGTCCTATATACAACAGTATCGGAACTATAGCGACCAGGGGTATGAGGCTGAGCATTAACGACGTCAGATTCAGCCAGGTTATAAGAAGTATCGCTGTGCCTGTCATAAGAGTATAAGCAAGCTTGGCTCCGGTTTTCTTCCAACCAGGATGTCCTATGAATACGGCAGTAGGGAAAGGACTTCCAAAAAAGCTTCCCAATATTGATGTGGTTCCATCTGCTATCAGCGTCTCCCTGACGCTGTAGTCATCGCCAGCTATTGAGGCACTTTCCACGTTGTCCATTGTCTCAAAAAAATTGTATACGCCAAGCGGTATCGCAGCAGCCAGATATGGAGCGGCCAATCCGAATCCGTCAATAATATTAATCAATGAAAACTTTGCATAGGTAGGCTGGACGCTCGAAACAGATGTGACAAGAGCTTGATAATCCATATGTCCTGTAAGCCAGCCTATGACAGTCCCAACTATTATCGCAAACAGTCCCACCGGTATGTTAAAAGGCATCCTGTTATTACCCAACCATCCAAGAAGTATTATTGCAAGCGATACCAGTCCTATGTAAGGCGTTCTGAACGCCTGCATTGCGGGATTCATAGCAATGAATGTGAGCGAGACTCCCGCCAGAGCGCCTAGCATGGCTGCCCTGGGAATTGTATCTCTTACCCTTGGACCAATAATTGAACCGCTAATTTCTATTGCTCCTTCAACAAAGCACCATGCAAGTCCTGCATGCCATGCCAGTTCCGGGTTCCCGGTATCCCAGTATACAGGTCCCATTATCATAAATACTATTAAAAACATATGAGGAACACTGTTGCCTGAAGGGAGAGCCGTTATATCATTTCTCCCTTCCTTCACAGAAAGCTTGTATGCCATCCATGTGTAGTAGAGGCTACTTAGGAATATTGAAAGTCCCGCTGCTGGCAATATCCTTTCGTAAACAATCCAGTCGGGCATTCCTATAGATACAGTCAGAAGGCTTGCCATTA is part of the Peptoclostridium acidaminophilum DSM 3953 genome and encodes:
- a CDS encoding cysteine hydrolase family protein; the protein is MTKYLVDAKPYGYEFDLERTALVIIDMQRDFCAPGGFGEKLGNDITPTRSIIEPLRKVLDAAREKGMFVIHTREGHRPDLSDCPPSKLNRGKRQGAGIGDMGPMGRILIRGEYGHDIVDELKPMEGEPIIDKPGKGAFYQTDLEVILQNRGITHLIVTGVTTHVCVQTTIREANDRGFDCLMLEDCTAAFDPRDQEASIRMINQQGGIFGWTAMSKNLLEELVK
- a CDS encoding stalk domain-containing protein — its product is MNKIIKRSWQNFLLALALVLGFAMLPAKESFAASDIRLVIDGMEISGSPSPFIESGRTLVPVRLVSEQLGAQVMWNGQDRTVSITKGSRSVLLRIDSRLVAYGGGGTESYNLTDVSPKIVGDRTFVPLRLVSNALGVGIKWDNASRTVFVDSSVTSAIEPFFDMKISSLFPNETITGSAVLKSEFQSEIPSGATIKYLLIDPATARGIVIAQGNQIGGEYKYLPNLSDKGKRVMVTAVYDANGHFLSGDAVPVQLAVVPSVSLTGIEEGQTISDSVSLGAKTNFSAAYVTYEITSRNGSKIFATEESDPYGQYKWTPMLEDNGDVSFKVTAYDHSGNAYSSPSVATSASIYPDSAVKARAQVERRLELRGVKPGDAVDKPVTLWADRNFDVSRTDYILRDMNTGAEQILKSTGYESFKWFPGPELKGGWELMVRVTDTRGASYESMPINVSVPGTPKLLLSGVGPNQVITGQVKLKVQSNVALDSISFALVNPTTGTRMVIAGGIDALAEYSYTPASVDGGSWNMEATGTYDSGKAITSEMVPLTVYTGKIYTPVPIIEKDKFLGMASQMGQNSQQMTGMSAALQTAQAILETGWGQSVPVDKYTGQLSYNLFGIKGTGPAGSVTSNTWEEYNGTTYRIDAEFRAYKNASEGWNDHKSFLLGGARYEQFRTVMHDSIQGAWALKRAGYATDSKYPLKLMDIIKRYNLQKLDETGI
- a CDS encoding DUF2877 domain-containing protein, with the protein product MEKSFYAISFDDGFANMVDAYGKGQNEIAGRVHSLFKRVVNFTDSNGQMYSILDKNLDNGPYAARVDFKDNDNLHECEIKLNDEVIIKNNSLNIGNAISIKFDMCRIWQPQKINIRVDEIDIKQFRDNIDLYRRRLIDSQIRGGCSYYHIKGIAGVELYKAVLMERELDRRISNLIASLKSGGSELEKDIIPLVGLGNGLTPSGDDFISGFISALGVIKDERAKAALERIKSVLKRSVISTTDISRTMINASLEGKYRESIASFIGAILRRDKQELNLCIDKVLSIGSTSGADLSSGVIAGLEYGLNILGNGGL
- a CDS encoding YlbE family protein, coding for MNTYSSLFTNELKVINIGTSNFKKDLELQGVEVIQVDWRPPAGGKPELIEAMDKLSGNDAVARANKEAVERIKQSHPLLVGIDKAINAISGMTENTILHSGPPIEWERMSGPMQGAVIGALIYEGKASGEDDARRLAGSGQIRFAPCHEYGAVGPMAGIVSPSMPVHVIYNKTHGNYAYCTVNEGLGKVLRYGAFNDDVIKRLKWIEEEFMPALQNALKMTSGIDLKSIIAQSVHMGDECHNRNKAATSLFFREIAPLFIEAGVDLEVTKRVLRFIRENEHYFLNLSMPSCKASLDAGHGIERSTIVTTMARNGVDFGIRVSGLGENEWLTAPANMVKGLMFPGFREDDASPDIGDSAITETMGIGGFAMGGAPAIVQFVGGSVEDAINYSLQMYEITENENSTYSIPTLDFRGTAIGIDVIKVVQTGILPIINTGMAHKVAGIGQVGAGLVHPPQECFEKALLRISEEIDKGVS
- a CDS encoding SulP family inorganic anion transporter translates to MSNKVVAIKGTPWWVKGDLNGFFGLFSNSLTNFLAAIGLLVFAINMPGEIVYGRIVPAAALSIGIGNILLAWQARRLSLRTGKKDVTAMPYGLSVPHYFVVAFAVMLPVYLQTKDWELAWSVGLAWNVVQGIIMTIGAFVGPYIRKYIPRAAMLGSLAGLALTYIAMNPMGAIFSAPYIGLTTLAIVIVGWLANKKMPGNMPAGLVAIITGSLLAWATGYMDIAAVKEAASGFSIAFPGIAIGNMVQGFAYLSPFLAAAIPLAIYDFLESLDNLESAEVAGDHYHTTKAMLIPGVLSLVGAALGSPYPTIIYIGHPGWKATGARIGYGLSTGIVMIVVAFLGLLPLALTVIPLVALLPILVYISMVIGAQAFGSTEKRHIPALIIAFMPFIGSYIVTQINNSLAAAGTSVAAVGADMLLSNGVPYTGWKILGAGDILSSMMLATIVIHAIDRKFKLSAIYSLITAALAFFGIIHASELGFGTASNVSLGYVMIAVVLLVMAYYRPHENVVINDSDEDAALVMES
- the fdrA gene encoding acyl-CoA synthetase FdrA; this translates as MISKTIVRKNEYYDSVTLMSLSSKLLGADGVEEAVVSMATKMNKELLSNIGMSTDEVEESGDNDLIIAIKAVSQEQYDGAVELANELLSSKGGKKKKREEQAPKTLSSAIKRMSDANMAVISVPGEYAAREAKMALENGLNVMIFSDNMSIEQERTLKEFAKEKGLFVMGPDCGTAAINNTGLCFANKVRRGGIGLVGASGTGLQEVMVQIDRLGGGVSQAIGTGGRDLHQDIGGIMMLQGIKALSQDESTSVIVLVSKPPAKAVELEIMEVVKGLEKPVVVCFIEGEASEAEKAGAVFANSLEDAAAKAVELSGIGVDVYNDSARLEKAASDEKAKLKAEQKFLRGLFCGGTMCAEALHVLRGKLGNIKSNVAKKEEEKLSDIRCLEGNVLLDLGDDEFTVGKPHPMIDPALRLEKIAEQANDGSIGVILLDFELGYGSHEDPVGITIPAIKNAKEAAVREGRHLAFVGYICGTKEDIQDYEKQMSMLEAEGVIIAGSNVQAAEIAAKILA
- the arcC gene encoding carbamate kinase; translated protein: MSRIVIALGGNALGNSAQEQLMLLRQAAKPIADLIEQGHELVLAHGNGPQVGMINLAFESSIAAESDSCHMPFPECGAMSQGYIGFHLQNAIREELVERRIKKPVATVVTQVLVDRDDPAFKNPTKPIGAFYTEIDAREMEIKKGYKMEEDSGRGWRRVVPSPMPVDVIEKDTIRTLLDSGNIVITVGGGGIPVVSEGNVLKGVPAVIDKDYASEKVAEIIDADYLFILTAVDRVAVNFGKPNQENLEQMSTSMAYKYIAENQFAPGSMLPKVEAAIRFAESKKGRKAVIASLEKAKEALVGKSGTIIYSE